Proteins from one Apis cerana isolate GH-2021 linkage group LG11, AcerK_1.0, whole genome shotgun sequence genomic window:
- the LOC107995148 gene encoding uncharacterized protein LOC107995148 isoform X2, protein MAAATESHVNESTEIRCQEKSKGGLCYEVILAEPTVPKRAPSPPQTSPTQQVAIEDKLRAAEERRLSLEAHKLAALAAKLSKIEEAARKKDELSAAFIAATRESLDAKMNNTEEKREAHIAELKNKLKEHLESVEKTRLSLEQQTQEVRCAVEEKLKSAAAQRDENIKKMLDRLKEHEEQVARVRQGLTERVQQLESQIQGKLDQAHERRQNLEREQKEKLRNHNTVKIAKVRQIAECATRELLVKKFEFDKRVSTAEQNRQREIQRRVQAIRQHERRAEMVRQNKAALSEQSALPAEKETASSG, encoded by the exons CAACTGAGATTCGATGCCAAGAGAAATCGAAGGGTGGATTGTGTTACGAGGTAATCTTAGCAGAACCAACAGTACCGAAAAGAGCACCGTCGCCCCCACAAACGAGTCCGACTCAACAAGTCGCTATTGAAGACAAGCTTCGAGCAGCAGAGGAAAGAAGACTTTCTTTGGAAGCTCATAAACTCGCTGCTCTTGCCGCTAAGCTTAGCAAAATTGAAGAAGCAGCTCGCAAAAAAGATGAACTTAGCGCTGCTTTCATCGCTGCGACTCGTGAATCTTTGGATgctaaaatgaataatacagAAGAAAAGCGAGAGGCTCACATTGCagaattgaagaataaattgaaagaacAC ttAGAAAGTGTGGAAAAAACTCGTTTAAGTCTCGAACAACAAACTCAAGAAGTTCGTTGTGCCGTTGAAGAGAAGTTAAAATCTGCTGCTGCTCAAcgtgatgaaaatattaaaaagatgctGGATCGCCTTAAAGAACAT gaGGAACAAGTAGCCCGTGTACGTCAAGGATTAACTGAGCGCGTACAGCAACTTGAATCCCAAATTCAAGGCAAATTGGATCAAGCTCACGAACGTCGTCAGAATCTCGAACGTGAACAGAAAGAAAAGCTACGCAATCAT AACACTGTGAAGATAGCAAAAGTGCGTCAGATAGCAGAATGCGCCACGAGAGAACTTCTGGTGAAAAAGTTCGAATTTGACAAGAGGGTTTCTACTGCGGAGCAGAACCGACAGCGAGAGATTCAACGTCGTGTGCAGGCTATTCGCCAGCAT GAGAGGCGTGCGGAGATGGTAAGACAGAATAAGGCAGCTCTATCTGAACAATCTGCTTTGCCTGCTGAAAAGGAGACTGCTAGCTCTGGGTAA
- the LOC107995148 gene encoding putative golgin subfamily A member 6-like protein 3 isoform X4 gives MAAATESHVNESTEIRCQEKSKGGLCYEVILAEPTVPKRAPSPPQTSPTQQVAIEDKLRAAEERRLSLEAHKLAALAAKLSKIEEAARKKDELSAAFIAATRESLDAKMNNTEEKREAHIAELKNKLKEHLESVEKTRLSLEQQTQEVRCAVEEKLKSAAAQRDENIKKMLDRLKEHEEQVARVRQGLTERVQQLESQIQGKLDQAHERRQNLEREQKEKLRNHERRAEMVRQNKAALSEQSALPAEKETASSG, from the exons CAACTGAGATTCGATGCCAAGAGAAATCGAAGGGTGGATTGTGTTACGAGGTAATCTTAGCAGAACCAACAGTACCGAAAAGAGCACCGTCGCCCCCACAAACGAGTCCGACTCAACAAGTCGCTATTGAAGACAAGCTTCGAGCAGCAGAGGAAAGAAGACTTTCTTTGGAAGCTCATAAACTCGCTGCTCTTGCCGCTAAGCTTAGCAAAATTGAAGAAGCAGCTCGCAAAAAAGATGAACTTAGCGCTGCTTTCATCGCTGCGACTCGTGAATCTTTGGATgctaaaatgaataatacagAAGAAAAGCGAGAGGCTCACATTGCagaattgaagaataaattgaaagaacAC ttAGAAAGTGTGGAAAAAACTCGTTTAAGTCTCGAACAACAAACTCAAGAAGTTCGTTGTGCCGTTGAAGAGAAGTTAAAATCTGCTGCTGCTCAAcgtgatgaaaatattaaaaagatgctGGATCGCCTTAAAGAACAT gaGGAACAAGTAGCCCGTGTACGTCAAGGATTAACTGAGCGCGTACAGCAACTTGAATCCCAAATTCAAGGCAAATTGGATCAAGCTCACGAACGTCGTCAGAATCTCGAACGTGAACAGAAAGAAAAGCTACGCAATCAT GAGAGGCGTGCGGAGATGGTAAGACAGAATAAGGCAGCTCTATCTGAACAATCTGCTTTGCCTGCTGAAAAGGAGACTGCTAGCTCTGGGTAA